The segment CGGGCCACGCCGTTCTGCGAGCGTTCCCGACATGCCGAACACGGGCGCGAACGCCTACCCGAGCCGGTACCGGTGGCTCGGACTCCTGGGCTCGCTCGCCCTCGCCGCCGGCGGACTCACCTCCGGTGCTCTGCCGGCCACCGCCACCGGCCCCACCCTGCGCGCCTCCGGCGGCGCCGGCACCGTCCTGGTCTTCGCCGGCCTGACCGTCCTCACCGCCGCCTGGCTGCTGCTCGGCCGCCCCACCGACGGACAGCGCCCGCCCGGCACCCGCTGGCTGACCGCCACCCTGGCCTGGTGGGCCGCCCCGCTCCTGCTGCTGCCCCCGCTGTTCAGCCGCGACGTCTACAGCTACCTGGCCCAAGGCGCCATGCTGGCGGGCGGGTTCGACGTCTACGCGGACGGTCCCGCGCTGCTCGGCGGCCCCGCCGCCCAGCAGATACCCCAGGTCTGGCAGCACACCCCCGCCCCGTACGGGCCCGGCTTCCTGCTGCTGGCCCGGGCCGTCGCCCCGCTCGCCCAACACCCCTACGCCGGAACGCTGTTGCTGCGCTTGGCCGCCGTCCTGGCGGTCGCCGCGCTGACCGCCCTGCTGCCCGCGCTCGCCCGCCGCCTCGGCACCGACCCCGCCGCCGCGCTGCGGCTGGGCGCGCTCAACCCGCTGGTCCTGCTGCACCTGGTGGCCGGCGCGCACAACGACGCCGCGCCGCTCGCCCTGATGCTGGCCGGCCTGCTCGCCGCCACCCACCGCCGCCCGCACCTCGCCGCCGCCCTGATCACCCTCGCCGCCCTCACCAAGGCCCCCGCCGCCCTCGCCCTCCCCGCCGCCTGGTGGATCGCCGGCACCCCGCGCGCCGGCACCCCGCGCGCCGGCTCCGGCCCGCCCGCGCCGGGCCGGGCGAGGCTGCGCACCGCCGGGACGTCGCTGCTGGCCGCCGCCGCGACCACGGTCGCCGTCACCGCCGCCGCGGGCACCGGCTACGGC is part of the Kitasatospora setae KM-6054 genome and harbors:
- the mptB gene encoding polyprenol phosphomannose-dependent alpha 1,6 mannosyltransferase MptB, whose translation is MPNTGANAYPSRYRWLGLLGSLALAAGGLTSGALPATATGPTLRASGGAGTVLVFAGLTVLTAAWLLLGRPTDGQRPPGTRWLTATLAWWAAPLLLLPPLFSRDVYSYLAQGAMLAGGFDVYADGPALLGGPAAQQIPQVWQHTPAPYGPGFLLLARAVAPLAQHPYAGTLLLRLAAVLAVAALTALLPALARRLGTDPAAALRLGALNPLVLLHLVAGAHNDAAPLALMLAGLLAATHRRPHLAAALITLAALTKAPAALALPAAWWIAGTPRAGTPRAGSGPPAPGRARLRTAGTSLLAAAATTVAVTAAAGTGYGWVAALTTPATSSSWSPTSSLGRLLAALAGADPERLVGAVRLLGLAVAAAVVCLLAAGVVRRGSEPAAALALGFGAVILLGPAFRPWYALWCVLPAAFAARTPHARLAAELCCAALAFTVMPDGFGPDSAELVLAAGGIAAGAATIMLTERQMSFQERQPAC